From a single Streptomyces sp. NBC_01264 genomic region:
- a CDS encoding DNA-binding protein has translation MSTPKQAGSRRQRGAANDVSAPTLSDIRKWPATVSIDQAATALGCGRTYLYDAIRRGDAPVKTIPLGRFRVVITADLVRLLSGEDREAS, from the coding sequence GTGAGTACCCCGAAGCAGGCTGGCTCCCGCCGCCAGCGAGGTGCCGCTAATGACGTCTCCGCGCCCACCTTGTCCGACATCCGGAAGTGGCCGGCAACCGTCAGCATCGACCAGGCCGCAACGGCCCTCGGCTGCGGCAGGACCTACCTGTACGACGCCATCAGGCGGGGAGATGCGCCCGTCAAGACAATTCCGCTCGGCAGGTTCCGCGTCGTCATCACCGCAGACCTCGTTCGTCTGCTCTCCGGGGAGGACCGAGAAGCCTCATGA
- a CDS encoding cell division protein FtsK: MTDTILGPVNGHPITLLKPVPVPAPAASERPEPPAPTVEAVDRPDNPLADWLTVPDAPVLPAWARTPALLKANTTALGRLCWWHTRFHGIRVPKYAVKTVWLASRGFYRAAVGLWPTLSAQDHTAVYKALRAQSRLKPEDVELAAQLQLAHGIRTRSRRWRFGAAAVGVTAAALGFYLAPPLLLTGMTGAVVTPLAYLGRGDKTQLLDHGVPPLRVDMSAQQLNDALRAASLLKSGKGDEDGPKVACIMGPVRDGRGWAVVFDLPKGGGKTAADVLAKRTTLAAELGVDEIQVVMSRVRAAQGGNASRVSMWVADDDPYLADPIPSPLVKLDRFSVWDAVPFGQDARGNRVAVPVVWQSMFFGGLPRRGKTFTQRLLTAAGLLDPWVRHYVADFKGGQDWMQMRQVAHRLVLGAEDDAIEAFKAMLQEMLSEMERRFAILRELPTSICPEGKLTPYIVEKYNMPFIFFTVDELQECFIAIGDEKERKAVIDDMARIARRGPAAGFISNYASQRPDAESVPTKLREIITIRACTQVTDQTSSDMVLGKGKASMGADASVLSEDHKGVVVLVTGPASFATVKNDLLTTAEFNAMCAKGRAMRKDIGQLTGDAAGDLVTGAEEQGLRVPAIISDVLEAMKHSPRMFTRDLLDRLSNMDEDTYGDYDADRLAKDLDQAGVKRTSKQVKIDGVNGAGYQRRDIEGAVPFAG; this comes from the coding sequence ATGACGGACACCATCCTTGGACCGGTCAACGGCCACCCGATCACCCTTCTCAAGCCCGTACCCGTCCCCGCGCCCGCCGCTTCGGAGCGCCCCGAACCGCCCGCCCCGACCGTCGAGGCCGTCGACCGCCCGGACAACCCGCTGGCCGACTGGCTGACCGTCCCCGACGCGCCCGTACTGCCTGCGTGGGCCCGTACCCCGGCACTGCTGAAGGCCAACACCACGGCCCTCGGCCGGCTGTGCTGGTGGCACACCCGCTTCCACGGCATCCGCGTCCCCAAGTACGCGGTCAAGACGGTGTGGCTGGCCTCCCGCGGCTTCTACCGGGCCGCCGTGGGCCTGTGGCCGACCCTGTCCGCGCAGGACCACACCGCCGTGTACAAGGCGCTGCGGGCGCAGTCGAGGCTGAAGCCCGAAGACGTCGAGCTGGCCGCTCAGCTCCAGCTCGCCCACGGCATCCGTACCCGTTCCCGCCGCTGGCGGTTCGGGGCGGCAGCCGTCGGTGTTACCGCTGCTGCGCTCGGCTTCTACCTGGCGCCGCCTCTGCTGCTGACCGGCATGACCGGCGCCGTCGTCACCCCGCTCGCCTACCTCGGCCGCGGCGACAAGACACAGCTGCTCGACCACGGTGTCCCGCCTCTGCGCGTCGACATGAGCGCCCAGCAGCTCAACGACGCGCTGCGCGCCGCCAGCCTCCTGAAAAGCGGCAAGGGCGACGAAGACGGACCCAAGGTCGCCTGCATCATGGGGCCGGTCCGTGACGGCCGCGGCTGGGCGGTTGTCTTCGACCTGCCGAAGGGCGGCGGGAAGACTGCTGCGGACGTTCTCGCCAAGCGGACCACCCTCGCCGCCGAGCTCGGCGTAGACGAGATTCAGGTCGTCATGTCCCGCGTCCGCGCAGCGCAGGGCGGTAACGCGTCGCGGGTGTCAATGTGGGTTGCCGACGATGACCCGTACCTGGCCGACCCGATCCCGTCGCCGCTGGTGAAGCTGGACCGGTTCTCGGTGTGGGACGCGGTCCCGTTCGGGCAGGATGCCCGCGGCAACCGGGTGGCCGTACCGGTGGTCTGGCAGTCGATGTTCTTCGGGGGCCTGCCCCGCCGCGGCAAGACGTTCACGCAGCGCCTGCTGACGGCGGCCGGCCTCCTCGACCCGTGGGTGCGGCACTACGTCGCCGACTTCAAGGGCGGGCAGGACTGGATGCAGATGCGGCAGGTCGCCCACCGCCTGGTCCTCGGTGCCGAGGACGACGCGATCGAGGCGTTCAAGGCGATGCTGCAGGAGATGTTGTCGGAGATGGAACGCCGCTTCGCGATCCTGCGGGAGCTGCCCACCAGCATCTGCCCCGAGGGCAAGCTGACCCCGTACATCGTCGAGAAGTACAACATGCCGTTCATCTTCTTCACCGTCGATGAGCTGCAGGAATGCTTCATCGCCATCGGCGACGAGAAGGAACGCAAGGCCGTCATCGACGACATGGCCCGCATCGCCCGCCGCGGACCGGCCGCCGGCTTCATCTCCAACTACGCCAGCCAGCGCCCCGACGCCGAGAGCGTCCCGACGAAGCTCCGCGAGATCATCACCATCCGCGCGTGCACGCAGGTCACCGACCAGACGTCCTCGGACATGGTGTTGGGCAAGGGCAAGGCCTCGATGGGCGCCGATGCGTCGGTGCTGTCCGAGGACCACAAGGGCGTCGTCGTCCTGGTCACCGGGCCGGCGTCTTTCGCCACCGTCAAGAACGACCTGCTGACCACCGCCGAGTTCAACGCCATGTGCGCCAAGGGTCGTGCCATGCGCAAGGACATCGGGCAGCTCACCGGAGACGCCGCCGGTGACCTCGTGACCGGCGCAGAGGAGCAGGGCCTGCGAGTGCCGGCCATCATCTCCGACGTCCTCGAGGCCATGAAGCACAGCCCCCGCATGTTCACGCGGGACCTCCTCGACCGGCTGTCCAACATGGACGAAGACACCTACGGCGACTACGACGCCGACCGCCTGGCCAAGGACCTCGACCAGGCCGGGGTGAAGCGCACCAGCAAGCAAGTGAAGATCGACGGAGTCAACGGCGCCGGCTACCAACGCCGCGACATCGAGGGCGCCGTGCCCTTCGCCGGGTAG
- a CDS encoding P27 family phage terminase small subunit: MALYEPPVGLGLQGSRLWKVITEENDLRTDELRVLEDACREVDLIERMHAELQDAQLVVKGSMGQDVANPLVQELRQHRALVARLLAALKLQDDEAGEERDRRARSSQARQAALVRWGRAG; encoded by the coding sequence ATGGCTCTGTACGAACCGCCCGTGGGGCTTGGCCTGCAGGGATCGCGCCTCTGGAAGGTGATCACGGAGGAGAACGATCTCCGTACCGACGAGCTGCGCGTCCTCGAGGACGCCTGCCGGGAGGTCGATCTCATCGAGCGGATGCACGCTGAGCTGCAGGACGCCCAGTTGGTCGTCAAGGGCTCGATGGGCCAGGACGTCGCCAACCCGCTGGTACAGGAGCTGCGGCAGCACCGCGCCCTTGTGGCCCGCCTCCTGGCCGCTCTGAAGCTTCAGGATGACGAGGCCGGGGAGGAGCGGGACCGCCGGGCCCGTTCGTCGCAGGCCCGCCAGGCCGCGCTCGTCCGCTGGGGGCGGGCCGGATGA
- a CDS encoding mycoredoxin, which translates to MQDAGTVTMYSTTWCGYCNRLKKQLDREGIAYTEINIEHDPASAAFVEKANGGNQTVPTVLVTSSAGSESVMTNPSLAQVKQALAV; encoded by the coding sequence ATGCAGGACGCGGGAACGGTCACGATGTACAGCACGACCTGGTGCGGCTACTGCAACCGGCTGAAGAAGCAGCTGGACCGGGAAGGCATCGCCTACACCGAGATCAACATCGAGCACGACCCCGCGTCCGCGGCGTTCGTGGAGAAGGCGAACGGCGGCAACCAGACGGTTCCCACCGTCCTCGTCACCTCCTCCGCGGGCAGTGAGTCGGTCATGACGAACCCGAGCCTGGCCCAGGTCAAGCAGGCCCTCGCGGTCTGA
- a CDS encoding site-specific integrase, which yields MPDPIKKITLQDGTVRYRTVVDAGHDENGKRIQLTITKDTKKEVLAERARIQTERSGGTLIVPSKLTVAEWLDQWLEYKRRDVEETSITTYELNLLHPRERLGHIRLQELTEDHVQEFVDELVASGRRSGGKPGTRLAVSTSVVVLNRLRQALARAVVRKHISTNPAQYVRVSLADKKTDKRDRTRAAPWSVSEVQRFVKGIEQDRLYAPLLLSLMGLRPAEVCGQRWTDMDLKAGSVEIANTRTMIGNVRVLEKDTKTSSGERALPLPQGPLEALKRFKAQQAREKLAAGEGYTDTGYVAVDELGLPMNTRQLREYAYRLMDSTGLRRVRLYDARHSCLTYLAVNGVPDVVLAAWAGHTNASFTKRRYVHPGIEDLRSAATAWDGFHGGAQNPSV from the coding sequence ATGCCGGACCCCATCAAGAAGATCACGCTGCAAGACGGCACCGTTCGGTATCGCACGGTCGTCGATGCTGGCCACGACGAGAACGGCAAGCGGATCCAGCTCACGATCACCAAGGACACCAAGAAGGAAGTCCTGGCCGAGCGTGCGCGGATTCAGACGGAACGGTCCGGAGGGACGTTGATCGTCCCGAGCAAACTCACCGTTGCCGAGTGGCTGGACCAGTGGCTGGAGTACAAGCGCCGCGACGTCGAGGAGACGTCCATTACGACCTACGAGCTGAACCTGCTGCACCCGCGGGAGCGCTTGGGGCACATCCGCTTGCAGGAGCTGACCGAGGACCACGTACAGGAGTTCGTCGACGAGCTGGTGGCCAGCGGCCGGCGCAGCGGAGGGAAGCCCGGTACGCGCCTGGCGGTATCGACGTCCGTGGTGGTGCTCAACCGCCTACGGCAGGCACTGGCCAGAGCGGTCGTCCGCAAGCACATCTCGACGAACCCCGCCCAGTACGTGCGGGTCTCCCTGGCCGACAAGAAGACGGACAAGCGGGACCGGACGCGGGCGGCGCCCTGGTCGGTCAGCGAGGTGCAGCGCTTCGTGAAGGGGATCGAGCAGGATCGCCTGTACGCCCCGCTGCTGCTGTCCCTGATGGGTCTTCGGCCGGCTGAGGTCTGCGGCCAGCGGTGGACGGACATGGACCTGAAGGCGGGCTCTGTGGAGATCGCCAACACGAGGACGATGATCGGGAACGTGCGGGTCCTCGAGAAGGACACGAAGACGTCGTCCGGGGAACGTGCCCTGCCGCTCCCCCAGGGGCCGCTCGAGGCCTTGAAGCGCTTCAAGGCGCAGCAGGCCCGGGAGAAGCTGGCCGCGGGCGAGGGGTACACCGACACGGGTTACGTGGCGGTCGACGAGCTGGGGCTGCCGATGAACACCCGGCAGCTGCGCGAGTACGCGTACAGGCTCATGGACAGCACCGGCCTGCGACGGGTCCGTCTGTACGACGCCCGGCACTCCTGCCTGACGTACCTGGCGGTGAACGGCGTTCCGGACGTCGTCCTTGCCGCATGGGCCGGCCACACGAACGCTTCGTTCACGAAGCGCCGCTACGTCCACCCCGGGATCGAGGATCTGCGGTCGGCTGCGACCGCGTGGGACGGCTTCCACGGAGGGGCTCAGAATCCCTCTGTGTGA
- a CDS encoding helix-turn-helix domain-containing protein — translation MITDADLPTPWRTVASPIDQKQATALDAVAGLQTGLDDLALVSWDLIENADTGRRIMLRMGSGASGVEITGIYVPGPSPVGIGELRNIPLPAIEAAVRARTARATAEVGAALAAGLDADEGPLGNPAGPNDTRFYGRLALRYLRVAGTSHRPATDLAKEEGVTPRTVQRWISHARELGLLPPGRKGRAS, via the coding sequence GTGATTACCGACGCGGACCTCCCGACGCCATGGCGAACCGTTGCCTCGCCCATCGATCAGAAGCAGGCGACCGCGCTCGACGCGGTAGCTGGACTACAGACCGGCTTGGACGATCTGGCCCTGGTCTCTTGGGACTTGATTGAGAACGCCGACACGGGTCGGCGCATCATGCTGCGTATGGGATCTGGCGCCTCTGGGGTCGAGATCACGGGGATCTACGTCCCCGGCCCCAGCCCGGTTGGGATCGGTGAGCTGCGGAACATTCCGCTGCCGGCCATCGAGGCAGCGGTCCGGGCTCGGACCGCGCGGGCGACAGCAGAGGTCGGTGCCGCCCTGGCAGCGGGCCTTGACGCCGACGAGGGTCCGCTTGGCAATCCCGCAGGCCCCAACGACACCCGCTTCTACGGCCGGCTCGCCCTGCGGTACCTGCGAGTCGCCGGTACGTCGCACCGCCCGGCCACCGACTTGGCGAAGGAGGAAGGGGTCACCCCCCGGACCGTCCAGCGGTGGATCTCTCACGCTCGGGAGCTTGGACTCCTGCCGCCAGGACGGAAGGGGCGAGCCTCCTAA
- a CDS encoding HNH endonuclease — protein MAHNWGTSKRKSRLPKNWQALRRQVLARDVTCVLCRVRAATVADHIRAMTDDHRLEALQGVCDPCHRQKTAREAAAARAASQKPGRRRPGEEHPGLL, from the coding sequence ATGGCCCACAACTGGGGCACGTCGAAGCGGAAGAGCCGGCTGCCGAAGAACTGGCAGGCGCTCCGCAGGCAGGTTCTCGCTCGGGACGTGACCTGCGTCCTGTGCCGAGTGCGTGCCGCGACGGTCGCCGACCACATCCGCGCCATGACCGATGACCACCGCCTCGAGGCCCTGCAGGGCGTGTGCGATCCCTGCCACCGGCAGAAGACGGCCCGCGAGGCTGCAGCGGCCCGAGCGGCCAGTCAGAAGCCGGGCCGTCGCCGGCCGGGCGAGGAGCACCCGGGCCTGCTGTAG
- a CDS encoding ATP-dependent DNA helicase UvrD2 yields the protein MTSATHSSSFTPGADSADSADAVLLGLDPEQREVATTLRGPVCVLAGAGTGKTRAITHRIAYGVRSGQLMPASVLAVTFTNRAAGEMRGRLRELGAGGVQARTFHSAALRQLQYFWPKAVGGDVPRLLERKIQFVAEAGARCRIRLDRGELRDVTGEIEWAKVTQTVPADYPAAARKAGREAPRDLAEIAQIYGTYEQLKRDRGMIDFEDVLLLTVGILQDRHDIAEQIRTQYQHFVVDEYQDVSPLQQRLLDLWLGERDTLCVVGDASQTIYSFTGATPDHLLNFRTKYPQATLVKLVRDYRSTPQVVHLANGLLAQAKGRAAEHRLELVSQRETGPDPVYAEYPDEPAEAEGVAHRVRDLVAAGVPAGEIAVLYRINAQSEVYEQALADAGVPYQLRGAERFFERAEVQKAILALRGAARSGGNDRLLDDVVELGSQVRAVLSSTGWSHEPPAGSGAVRDQWESLAALVRLAEDFARGRPAATLADLTVELDERKAAQHAPTVQGVTLASLHAAKGLEWDAVFLVGLTDGMIPITYAKTDEQVEEERRLLYVGVTRARHHLTLSWALSRTPGGRGSRRPSRFLNGLRPGSLAPGSRPGGPIEPGARKRGRRGPAVCRVCRKTLTDAGELKLMRCDDCPSDMDEGLYERLRDWRAVQAKEQGMPGYCVFTDKTLMAIAEAAPSQEGELSMISGVGARKLERYGADVLAICAGEEPGAEDSDDA from the coding sequence GTGACATCAGCAACGCACTCCTCATCCTTCACGCCCGGCGCCGACTCGGCCGACTCGGCCGACGCGGTGCTCCTGGGCCTGGACCCGGAGCAGCGCGAGGTCGCGACGACCCTGCGCGGGCCGGTGTGCGTGCTCGCGGGCGCCGGTACGGGCAAGACCCGGGCGATCACCCACCGCATCGCCTACGGGGTCCGTTCCGGCCAGCTGATGCCGGCCAGTGTGCTGGCCGTCACGTTCACCAACCGCGCCGCCGGCGAGATGCGCGGCCGCCTGCGCGAGCTGGGCGCGGGCGGGGTGCAGGCGCGGACCTTCCACTCCGCCGCCCTGCGCCAGCTGCAGTACTTCTGGCCCAAGGCGGTCGGCGGGGACGTGCCCCGGCTGCTGGAGCGCAAGATCCAGTTCGTCGCGGAGGCCGGCGCGCGCTGCCGCATCCGCCTCGACCGGGGCGAGCTGCGCGATGTCACCGGCGAGATCGAGTGGGCGAAGGTCACGCAGACGGTGCCCGCCGACTACCCGGCCGCCGCCCGCAAGGCCGGCCGCGAGGCCCCCCGCGACCTGGCCGAGATCGCCCAGATCTACGGGACGTACGAGCAGCTCAAGCGCGACCGAGGCATGATCGACTTCGAGGACGTGCTGCTCCTCACCGTCGGCATCCTGCAGGACCGCCACGACATCGCCGAACAGATCCGCACCCAGTACCAGCACTTCGTCGTCGACGAGTACCAGGACGTCAGCCCGCTCCAGCAGCGGCTGCTGGACCTCTGGCTCGGCGAGCGCGACACCCTGTGCGTGGTCGGCGACGCCAGCCAGACGATCTACTCCTTCACCGGCGCCACCCCCGACCACTTGCTGAACTTCCGCACCAAGTACCCGCAGGCCACCCTGGTCAAGCTGGTCCGCGACTACCGCTCCACCCCCCAGGTCGTCCACCTCGCCAACGGGCTCCTCGCCCAGGCCAAGGGCCGCGCCGCCGAGCACCGCCTGGAGCTGGTCTCCCAGCGCGAGACCGGCCCCGACCCGGTCTACGCCGAGTACCCCGACGAGCCCGCCGAGGCCGAGGGCGTCGCCCACCGGGTCCGCGACCTCGTCGCGGCGGGCGTGCCGGCCGGGGAGATCGCGGTGCTCTACCGCATCAACGCCCAGTCCGAGGTCTACGAGCAGGCCCTCGCCGACGCCGGAGTCCCCTACCAGCTGCGCGGAGCCGAGCGCTTCTTCGAGCGCGCCGAGGTCCAGAAGGCGATCCTCGCCCTGCGCGGAGCCGCCCGCTCCGGAGGCAACGACCGGCTGCTCGACGACGTCGTCGAGCTCGGCTCGCAGGTCCGGGCCGTGCTCAGCTCCACGGGCTGGTCCCATGAGCCGCCCGCCGGTTCCGGAGCCGTCCGCGACCAGTGGGAATCGCTGGCCGCGCTGGTCCGGCTCGCCGAGGACTTCGCCCGCGGCCGGCCGGCCGCGACCCTGGCCGACCTCACGGTAGAGCTGGACGAGCGCAAGGCCGCCCAGCACGCTCCGACCGTCCAGGGCGTCACCCTCGCCTCGCTGCACGCGGCGAAGGGCCTGGAGTGGGACGCCGTGTTCCTCGTGGGCCTGACCGACGGCATGATCCCGATCACCTATGCGAAGACCGACGAACAGGTCGAGGAGGAGCGCCGGCTGCTCTACGTCGGCGTCACCCGGGCCCGGCACCACCTGACGCTCTCTTGGGCCCTCTCCCGGACTCCGGGCGGCCGCGGGTCGCGGCGGCCCAGCCGCTTCCTGAACGGCCTGAGGCCGGGCTCCCTGGCGCCGGGAAGCAGGCCGGGCGGTCCGATCGAGCCCGGGGCCCGCAAGCGGGGCCGCCGCGGCCCGGCCGTGTGCCGGGTCTGCCGCAAGACCCTGACCGACGCGGGCGAGCTGAAACTGATGCGTTGCGACGACTGTCCTTCGGACATGGACGAAGGGCTCTACGAGCGGCTGCGCGACTGGCGCGCCGTCCAGGCGAAGGAGCAGGGCATGCCCGGCTACTGCGTCTTCACGGACAAGACGCTGATGGCCATCGCGGAGGCCGCACCCTCGCAGGAGGGCGAGCTCTCGATGATCTCCGGGGTGGGTGCCCGGAAGCTCGAGCGGTACGGAGCCGATGTGCTCGCCATCTGTGCAGGTGAGGAGCCTGGGGCGGAAGATTCTGACGACGCGTAG
- a CDS encoding bifunctional DNA primase/polymerase, whose product MNAWTKERDGARYAAWQSAFREALQAAARGNAVFPTRNKVPAIPSPHQRGHNCKGQCGQPGHGVYDATTVAADVRCLFELAPRADGYGIACGGRMIGLDLDRKNGVDGVAELNRLATQHGFTVPRTLTVCTPSGGFHLWFAVPAGVTIPNSAGRLGPGIDVRGTGGYVVGPGSQGSSGQYVLHPALGEIEVLPAPAELIQLMLPAPIVRPARQYVPTGDKATAALDGLVNVVLGAPDGTRNDRLYWAAAKAWAHVMDGHIAACDAEAALVEAAVRRGLAEAEAQRTIASARRTTAGAP is encoded by the coding sequence ATGAACGCCTGGACCAAGGAGCGCGACGGCGCCCGGTACGCGGCCTGGCAGTCAGCCTTCCGTGAGGCCCTGCAGGCAGCGGCCCGAGGGAACGCCGTCTTCCCCACCCGGAACAAGGTCCCCGCCATCCCCTCGCCCCACCAGCGGGGCCACAACTGCAAAGGGCAGTGCGGTCAGCCGGGACACGGCGTGTACGACGCAACCACCGTTGCCGCTGATGTCCGTTGCCTGTTCGAGCTCGCCCCACGAGCGGACGGATACGGCATCGCCTGCGGCGGGCGCATGATCGGCCTCGATCTCGACCGCAAGAACGGCGTGGACGGCGTCGCGGAACTCAACCGGCTGGCCACCCAGCACGGGTTCACGGTGCCCCGCACGCTCACCGTCTGCACCCCGTCCGGCGGGTTCCACCTCTGGTTCGCCGTCCCCGCCGGGGTCACCATCCCCAACAGCGCCGGCCGACTCGGCCCCGGGATCGACGTCCGCGGTACCGGCGGCTACGTCGTCGGCCCTGGCAGTCAGGGCAGCAGCGGCCAATACGTGCTTCACCCCGCCCTCGGCGAGATCGAGGTACTGCCTGCCCCGGCGGAACTGATCCAGCTGATGCTTCCCGCGCCGATCGTCCGACCCGCGCGCCAGTACGTACCTACCGGCGACAAGGCCACCGCCGCCCTGGATGGGCTCGTGAACGTCGTGCTCGGGGCGCCCGACGGCACGCGCAACGACCGCCTGTACTGGGCTGCGGCAAAGGCCTGGGCGCACGTGATGGACGGGCATATCGCGGCCTGCGATGCCGAGGCTGCGCTCGTAGAAGCGGCCGTCCGCCGTGGCCTGGCTGAGGCCGAAGCCCAGAGAACCATTGCGTCCGCACGGCGCACGACTGCGGGAGCGCCATGA
- a CDS encoding helix-turn-helix domain-containing protein, whose product MHIHATHDCASMTPVLQQTQLSWMHIQPFSHERSTEMALAERIDKYLTTQEVARRYRVAPATVRRWRNSGYIPGAVKRGQGWLYDPDKLDRWDGEQDGAAA is encoded by the coding sequence ATGCACATCCACGCCACCCATGATTGCGCATCCATGACACCCGTGCTACAACAGACCCAGTTGTCGTGGATGCACATCCAACCGTTCAGCCATGAAAGGTCAACGGAAATGGCGCTCGCCGAACGCATCGACAAATACCTGACGACCCAGGAAGTGGCCCGCCGCTACCGCGTCGCACCGGCCACCGTTCGACGGTGGCGAAACAGCGGCTACATCCCCGGCGCCGTCAAGCGCGGCCAGGGATGGCTCTACGACCCCGACAAGCTCGACCGCTGGGACGGCGAGCAGGACGGAGCCGCAGCGTGA
- a CDS encoding DUF927 domain-containing protein, whose translation MTTEATLEKPDTDEQAAPAEWSDTRLVPEGVRMPSGYSINHGGVWVEKQISKDVFVDVRISWAPLVVHCVYVDPIGDQAVELAWVDGSRVVTRTVPRSVVRRGRILVATLGDAGLPVIESDAKLTERYLAAFESLNRSKIPRVHLARQLGWQKDGSFVTAQDSPHRVEVKYDEQKPALAAHQPAGTFEGWQAAIKGMEAYPAAQMALYACLAAPLLELVGVNSFTVDISGRSTRGKTTAAAGGMSVWADPSEKADGMYSWRTTMLAAEKRLNLVNGLPVVFDETKLVRDPEMVHALLYSIPKNHGQARGGGWPSGLPWRTVMVSTGEQSVLTFTTDQGAGARVLTVKEAPFGTGGAESASAAIEVRDGCAENFGTAGPRFIEALIEAIAGPGKRALAARHKALTEAHRYDSDMSARRAPLVACLALAAELASEWGIVPFAAPQMDVWRRLFAVSDQTDNRGEMALDVVREYVAANRRALWAPGTANEQPFSGWIGRDLHIDEEPTIGLLPERLKETLKRSGYELESVIPSWRESGLLIESPSYRPAYLLGRKLNGSKVRMYVFHPSVFATTEEDGE comes from the coding sequence ATGACCACCGAAGCAACCCTCGAGAAGCCTGACACGGACGAGCAGGCCGCCCCCGCCGAATGGTCGGACACGCGGCTCGTACCCGAAGGGGTACGGATGCCGTCCGGCTACAGCATCAACCACGGTGGCGTGTGGGTCGAAAAGCAGATCTCCAAGGACGTCTTTGTCGACGTGCGGATCAGCTGGGCCCCGCTGGTCGTCCACTGCGTGTACGTCGACCCCATTGGGGACCAGGCCGTCGAGCTGGCGTGGGTGGACGGGTCCCGGGTCGTTACCCGGACCGTCCCCCGGTCCGTGGTCAGGCGGGGCCGCATCCTCGTCGCCACCCTCGGAGACGCCGGCCTGCCCGTCATTGAGTCCGACGCCAAGCTGACCGAGCGCTACCTGGCCGCGTTCGAGTCCCTCAACCGCAGCAAGATCCCCCGCGTCCACCTGGCCCGCCAACTCGGCTGGCAGAAGGATGGATCGTTCGTCACCGCTCAGGACAGCCCGCACCGGGTGGAGGTCAAGTACGACGAGCAGAAGCCAGCCCTTGCAGCCCATCAGCCGGCCGGGACGTTCGAGGGCTGGCAGGCCGCCATCAAGGGGATGGAGGCGTACCCGGCGGCGCAGATGGCGCTGTACGCCTGCCTCGCCGCCCCGCTCCTCGAGCTCGTTGGCGTCAACTCCTTCACCGTCGACATCAGCGGGCGCTCCACCCGCGGCAAGACGACGGCCGCGGCCGGGGGGATGAGCGTCTGGGCCGACCCCAGCGAGAAGGCCGACGGGATGTACTCCTGGCGCACCACGATGCTCGCCGCCGAGAAGCGTCTCAACCTGGTCAACGGCCTGCCCGTGGTATTCGACGAGACCAAGCTGGTCCGTGACCCCGAGATGGTGCACGCCCTGCTCTACTCCATCCCGAAGAACCACGGCCAGGCCCGCGGCGGCGGGTGGCCCTCCGGGCTCCCCTGGCGGACGGTCATGGTGTCCACCGGAGAACAGTCCGTGCTCACCTTTACCACCGACCAGGGGGCCGGCGCCCGCGTCCTGACGGTGAAGGAAGCCCCGTTCGGAACGGGAGGCGCCGAGTCGGCATCCGCAGCCATCGAGGTGCGCGACGGATGCGCCGAGAACTTCGGCACCGCCGGCCCGCGCTTCATCGAAGCGCTCATCGAAGCCATCGCCGGACCGGGCAAGCGGGCCCTGGCCGCCCGGCACAAGGCCCTGACGGAGGCTCACCGGTACGACAGCGACATGTCGGCCCGGCGGGCTCCCCTGGTGGCCTGCCTGGCGCTGGCCGCCGAGCTCGCCAGCGAATGGGGCATCGTCCCGTTCGCGGCCCCGCAGATGGACGTGTGGCGCCGCCTGTTCGCGGTATCCGACCAGACCGACAACCGCGGCGAGATGGCGTTGGACGTAGTCCGCGAGTACGTCGCCGCCAACCGACGCGCGCTGTGGGCGCCCGGCACAGCGAACGAGCAGCCGTTCAGCGGATGGATCGGCCGTGACCTCCACATCGACGAAGAACCCACCATCGGGCTCCTCCCCGAGCGGCTAAAGGAAACGCTGAAGAGGTCCGGGTACGAACTCGAATCGGTGATCCCCAGCTGGCGGGAGAGCGGTCTCCTGATCGAGAGCCCTTCCTACCGCCCGGCCTACCTGCTCGGCCGCAAGCTCAACGGCTCCAAGGTCCGCATGTACGTCTTCCACCCGAGCGTCTTCGCCACCACGGAGGAGGACGGAGAGTGA
- a CDS encoding DUF6257 family protein: protein MQDPKYTAGEIAKLAWLTARMAKRGIASQTVYQGDLEKKFEKVIEGARKREEKQQQK from the coding sequence ATGCAGGATCCGAAGTACACCGCTGGTGAGATCGCCAAGCTCGCGTGGCTGACCGCCCGGATGGCCAAGCGTGGCATCGCCTCCCAGACCGTCTACCAGGGCGACCTCGAGAAGAAGTTCGAGAAGGTCATCGAGGGCGCCCGCAAGCGCGAAGAGAAGCAGCAGCAGAAGTAG